A genome region from Tolypothrix sp. PCC 7712 includes the following:
- a CDS encoding CHASE2 domain-containing protein — MSNFYLKVQHIEKLCLFQLSWGKGQQLNVTIPYPQNLTILYQDWQRSYLNYYKNYKTQSVRGRIADSGVISTPPTDWQAKLVQAEAKFLLEFHKWLRCAELYEIRMALANVVGEKEKIETLSQSPEITNLFLTCNTIDLERFPWESWEIGTEFALSSGKIRIVRTPVNIHRGFAQKNPRLTRKVRVLAILGDETGLDFKAEKQAMRQFKNIIDVKFVGLQPETSITDLKTKIKDAITSELGWDILFFAGHSNENNITGGEISIAKNVTLSISEIAPLLSIAVERGLQFAIFNSCNGLNIANSLIDLGLSQVAVMREPVHNAVAEEFLLHFLQALAEFKDVHEALLLASQYLKTEKNLTYPSAYLIPSLFRHPEAPLFKVEPFGIKQRLRKIIPTRKEGIALAALLLISLQIPIQNHLLGRKLWVQSLYRQLTGKVNQQEVPPVLLVKIDDESIKKSKGKISNPRPMNREYIASLINRLTDRKAKIIGIDFILDRHQPENDKSLAQAIKKGVNTSPNPTWFIFAGTESDAGVWQTAIPEIASFNWSLDGEIEILFCDKIQRIPCYMTLLPSSNNNSTPFTFAGLLALSHQLQYSLDDSSKDSNNNLKIPQPKLDSQSNFWQQLNSYLNRNKHNILDKTILNSPRSRLQPIADYSTIISQMWLHPIIDFSIPPNQIYESVPAWKLLEQDSKNLPLANLQKQVVIIAAGGYDEAGMSIDKEDNFDVPPALDFWRLQQGNNSRIIPGGEVHAYMVHHFLTQRLVIPIPDVWILGIAILMGKYFYYLLRKHSHYCWQWLMLISLLTVVYGIISLEIYISSLAIIIPWFLPSATVWTYFITGFLRRRVYE, encoded by the coding sequence ATGAGCAACTTTTATCTCAAAGTTCAACACATTGAAAAACTTTGTTTATTTCAACTCAGTTGGGGAAAAGGACAGCAGCTAAATGTGACAATTCCCTATCCTCAAAATCTCACCATACTTTATCAAGATTGGCAACGTTCCTATCTAAATTATTACAAAAATTACAAAACACAATCAGTACGTGGTCGGATAGCAGATAGTGGTGTAATTTCTACTCCTCCGACTGATTGGCAGGCAAAATTAGTGCAAGCGGAAGCTAAATTTTTGTTGGAATTTCATAAATGGTTGCGTTGTGCAGAATTATATGAAATTCGTATGGCTTTGGCTAATGTAGTAGGGGAGAAAGAAAAGATAGAAACCCTTTCTCAATCACCAGAAATTACAAATCTTTTTCTTACTTGTAACACCATAGATTTAGAACGCTTTCCTTGGGAATCGTGGGAAATTGGTACAGAATTTGCACTTTCTTCGGGAAAAATTCGTATTGTTCGTACCCCTGTAAATATTCATCGAGGATTTGCACAGAAAAATCCTCGGCTTACTCGTAAAGTTAGAGTGTTAGCAATATTAGGTGATGAAACTGGCTTGGATTTCAAAGCTGAAAAGCAAGCAATGCGTCAATTTAAAAATATCATTGATGTCAAATTTGTAGGTTTACAGCCAGAAACAAGTATTACAGATTTAAAAACTAAAATCAAAGATGCTATTACCTCTGAATTAGGTTGGGATATCTTATTTTTTGCTGGACACAGTAATGAAAATAATATCACAGGAGGAGAAATTAGTATTGCTAAAAATGTCACTTTATCGATTAGTGAAATTGCACCATTATTAAGTATCGCAGTAGAACGTGGGTTACAATTTGCAATTTTTAATTCCTGCAATGGTTTGAATATTGCTAACTCTCTCATTGACTTGGGTTTGAGTCAAGTTGCTGTGATGCGCGAACCCGTTCATAATGCTGTCGCCGAGGAATTTTTACTACACTTTTTACAAGCCTTGGCGGAATTTAAAGATGTTCACGAAGCTTTATTATTAGCATCCCAATATTTGAAGACAGAGAAAAACCTTACATATCCCAGTGCTTATTTAATTCCTTCTTTATTTCGTCATCCCGAAGCACCTTTATTTAAGGTTGAACCATTTGGTATTAAACAAAGACTTAGAAAAATTATTCCCACTCGAAAAGAAGGTATAGCACTTGCAGCTTTATTATTAATTAGCTTACAAATTCCCATCCAAAATCACTTATTAGGACGCAAATTGTGGGTACAATCTCTCTATCGTCAACTAACAGGAAAGGTTAACCAGCAAGAGGTTCCTCCCGTATTACTTGTAAAAATAGACGACGAATCAATTAAAAAATCTAAAGGTAAAATCAGCAACCCTAGACCGATGAACCGCGAATATATTGCGAGTTTAATCAATCGGCTAACAGATAGAAAAGCGAAAATAATCGGGATTGATTTTATATTAGATAGACACCAACCCGAAAATGATAAAAGTTTAGCTCAAGCAATTAAAAAAGGTGTTAATACATCGCCTAATCCAACTTGGTTTATCTTCGCAGGAACTGAATCTGATGCTGGAGTTTGGCAGACTGCGATCCCTGAAATTGCTAGTTTCAATTGGAGTTTAGATGGAGAAATTGAAATCTTATTTTGTGATAAAATACAGCGTATCCCTTGTTATATGACACTGTTACCATCATCAAATAATAATTCAACACCTTTCACTTTTGCAGGTTTATTAGCTTTATCACATCAATTACAATATTCTCTCGATGATTCCAGTAAAGATAGTAACAATAATCTCAAAATTCCCCAACCTAAACTAGATAGTCAAAGCAATTTTTGGCAGCAGTTAAATAGCTATCTCAACCGGAATAAACATAATATACTAGATAAGACAATTTTAAATTCACCTCGTTCTCGCTTGCAACCGATCGCAGATTACAGTACTATCATTTCCCAAATGTGGCTGCATCCAATTATTGATTTTTCTATCCCTCCCAATCAAATATATGAATCCGTCCCTGCTTGGAAATTGTTAGAACAAGATAGTAAAAATCTACCTTTGGCGAACCTACAAAAACAAGTAGTTATCATCGCAGCAGGGGGATACGATGAAGCGGGAATGTCAATAGATAAAGAAGATAATTTTGATGTACCCCCAGCACTAGATTTTTGGCGATTGCAACAGGGAAACAATAGCAGAATTATACCTGGTGGAGAAGTTCATGCTTATATGGTGCATCATTTTCTCACACAGAGATTGGTTATACCTATTCCTGATGTTTGGATATTGGGGATTGCTATTTTGATGGGAAAATATTTCTACTATTTATTACGCAAACATTCCCACTATTGCTGGCAATGGCTGATGCTAATTTCTTTACTAACAGTCGTTTATGGAATTATTAGTTTGGAAATATACATATCATCCCTAGCGATTATAATACCTTGGTTTTTACCATCTGCGACCGTTTGGACATATTTCATAACAGGTTTTTTACGGAGAAGGGTTTATGAATAA
- a CDS encoding type II toxin-antitoxin system HicB family antitoxin, translated as MPKIKPQIVVIQEFGHLYHFRHHKCWQKDYYEKKKLRSLSMNLQSVVSLNKLPLHILVERLDSGHFIASVSELADCVAEAENREDAISSMGYAYAFLQEKIKERLANIEILTIEVANNPWTDFIGMFEGDEDFAQLAEELRTERELDINGAA; from the coding sequence ATGCCTAAAATTAAGCCCCAAATTGTTGTTATACAAGAGTTTGGGCATTTATATCACTTTCGACATCATAAATGCTGGCAGAAAGATTATTATGAGAAAAAGAAGTTGCGATCGCTGTCTATGAATCTTCAATCCGTTGTAAGTTTAAACAAGCTGCCTCTTCATATCCTAGTTGAACGGCTGGATTCAGGGCATTTTATCGCATCAGTATCAGAATTAGCTGATTGTGTAGCCGAAGCTGAAAATCGTGAGGATGCGATATCTTCGATGGGCTACGCCTACGCATTTCTACAGGAAAAAATTAAAGAAAGGCTGGCAAATATTGAGATTTTGACGATAGAAGTTGCAAATAATCCCTGGACAGATTTTATTGGTATGTTTGAGGGAGATGAGGATTTTGCACAGCTGGCTGAGGAATTGCGGACAGAGCGCGAGTTAGATATCAATGGTGCAGCATGA
- a CDS encoding tetratricopeptide repeat protein, translating to MRKSLNCCNRRGNRLYKAKNKLSIFVYRATFVTVLLSLIFPVGLASPQMREVEGGVSSKLVAQGQTQQQRLEESRKLNKQGLKLFRQGKYKEALELFEKALVITHRSRNRF from the coding sequence ATGCGTAAAAGTCTGAATTGCTGTAACCGCCGAGGTAATAGGCTTTATAAAGCCAAAAATAAGTTATCAATATTTGTTTATCGGGCTACATTTGTTACTGTGTTGCTTTCGTTGATATTTCCCGTAGGTTTAGCATCTCCGCAGATGAGAGAAGTAGAGGGTGGGGTAAGTAGTAAATTAGTAGCACAAGGACAGACACAGCAACAGCGACTAGAAGAATCAAGGAAACTAAATAAACAGGGACTTAAATTATTTCGCCAAGGTAAATATAAAGAAGCCCTAGAGTTATTCGAGAAAGCGCTAGTAATTACTCATCGTTCGCGTAATCGATTCTGA
- a CDS encoding CHAT domain-containing protein produces MGEYKQALDYYQQALTIARQIDDKFGEGRILDNIGQVYDHLGEYQKALDYYQQALTISRQIEDKFGEGTTLHNIGKIYDNLGEYQKALDYYQQALIIAQQIDDKAGEGTTINNIGLVYRRLGQYQKALDYYQQALTVARQVEDKELEGTTINNIGLIYNSLGQYQRALDNYQQAVIIAQQILDKRLEGIILSNIGVAYDNQEEYQKALDNYQQALTIAQQIGDKEGEETTLGNIGEVYRRRGEYQKALDYWNQAFNIAKQIGDQEGEGTYLNNIGVVYNNLKKYQKALDYYQQALPIRKQIRDNTGEGGTLNNIGVNYIDQGNYSEAEKPLYAAIKIWESLRATLNDEQKISIFQQQATTYRWLQKALIAQNKIEQALEISERGRARAIIDLITSKSTRSNEFLNTIPSIAQIKKIAQQQKATLVEYFLAKDAKLYIWVVKPTGEIAFKQVDLKSLKTPLKNLVETSRQSIGVIKQRGAEIENPPLPSAETQKKHLQQLHELLITPIAKHLPKNSGDRVIFIPHESLFLVPFPALKDANNKYLIEKHTILTAPAIQVLDYTRKNTETLNIASLQPGDTLLVGNPIMPITGIPPVQQRPLPGTEKEANKIAPILNTQPLIGKQATKSAVLQKISTAKIIHLATHGLLYGFGERIPGAIALAPDTPGVNEGLLKTTEIINLNLKADLVVLSACDTGGGEITGDGVVGLSRSLLTAGAESVIVSLWAVDDSSTSDLMVEFYRQLQQNPDKAKALRQAMLSTMKKYPHPIHWAAFTLIGNAE; encoded by the coding sequence CTGGGCGAGTACAAACAGGCACTAGATTATTATCAACAAGCTTTAACTATCGCTCGACAAATCGATGATAAATTCGGCGAAGGTAGAATTTTAGACAACATAGGACAAGTTTACGATCATCTGGGAGAGTATCAAAAAGCATTAGATTATTATCAACAAGCCTTAACCATTTCTCGACAAATTGAGGATAAATTCGGCGAAGGTACAACTCTCCACAATATTGGAAAAATATATGACAATCTGGGAGAGTATCAAAAAGCATTAGATTATTATCAGCAAGCCTTAATCATTGCTCAACAAATTGATGATAAAGCTGGCGAAGGTACAACTATTAATAATATTGGTTTAGTTTATCGCAGGCTGGGTCAGTATCAAAAAGCATTAGATTATTATCAACAAGCTTTAACCGTTGCTCGACAAGTGGAAGACAAGGAACTTGAAGGTACAACGATTAACAATATTGGGTTGATTTATAATAGTTTGGGACAATATCAAAGAGCCTTAGATAATTATCAGCAAGCTGTAATTATTGCTCAACAAATCCTTGATAAAAGACTAGAGGGTATAATTCTCAGTAATATTGGGGTAGCCTACGACAATCAGGAAGAATACCAAAAAGCATTAGATAATTATCAACAAGCTTTAACTATTGCTCAACAAATTGGTGATAAAGAAGGTGAAGAAACTACTCTTGGTAATATTGGAGAAGTTTACCGCAGGAGAGGAGAGTATCAAAAGGCGTTAGATTATTGGAACCAAGCATTTAACATTGCTAAACAAATTGGTGATCAAGAAGGTGAAGGTACTTATTTAAACAACATTGGAGTAGTTTATAACAATCTAAAAAAATACCAAAAAGCATTAGATTATTATCAACAAGCATTACCTATTCGCAAACAAATTCGTGATAATACTGGCGAAGGTGGAACTCTCAATAATATTGGAGTAAATTATATAGATCAAGGTAATTACTCCGAAGCGGAAAAACCTCTATATGCTGCTATTAAAATTTGGGAGTCACTACGGGCAACATTAAATGATGAGCAAAAAATATCAATATTTCAACAACAAGCCACTACCTATCGCTGGTTACAAAAAGCTTTAATCGCCCAAAATAAAATAGAACAAGCATTAGAAATATCTGAACGCGGTAGAGCCAGAGCCATTATTGATTTAATCACCTCAAAATCAACCAGAAGTAACGAATTTTTAAACACAATCCCATCCATTGCTCAAATTAAAAAAATTGCTCAACAGCAAAAAGCTACACTTGTGGAATATTTCTTAGCCAAGGATGCAAAACTTTATATTTGGGTAGTTAAACCCACAGGAGAAATTGCATTTAAACAAGTAGATTTAAAATCCCTCAAAACACCTCTAAAAAATTTAGTAGAAACCAGTCGTCAATCTATTGGTGTTATAAAACAACGTGGTGCTGAAATTGAAAACCCACCCCTACCAAGTGCAGAAACTCAAAAGAAACACTTACAACAACTCCACGAACTCCTAATTACACCCATCGCCAAGCATCTTCCTAAAAACTCAGGCGATCGCGTAATTTTTATACCCCACGAATCCCTATTTCTCGTCCCCTTCCCAGCGCTCAAAGATGCAAACAACAAATACCTGATTGAAAAGCATACCATCCTCACTGCTCCAGCAATTCAGGTATTAGACTACACCCGGAAAAACACAGAAACATTAAATATTGCATCTCTGCAACCAGGAGATACATTACTGGTAGGGAACCCAATTATGCCAATTACAGGGATTCCCCCCGTACAACAACGTCCTTTACCCGGTACGGAAAAAGAAGCGAATAAAATAGCCCCCATCCTCAACACTCAACCTCTAATCGGTAAACAAGCAACAAAATCTGCCGTACTGCAAAAAATATCAACCGCCAAAATAATTCATTTAGCTACACATGGATTACTTTATGGCTTTGGGGAAAGAATACCAGGTGCGATCGCACTTGCTCCCGATACTCCTGGTGTCAACGAAGGATTGCTCAAAACAACCGAAATCATTAACTTAAATTTGAAAGCAGACTTAGTAGTTTTAAGTGCTTGCGATACTGGTGGCGGGGAAATCACAGGTGATGGAGTCGTGGGATTATCCCGTTCCTTGCTGACTGCGGGAGCAGAGAGTGTAATCGTTTCTCTCTGGGCAGTTGATGATAGTTCCACGTCAGATTTAATGGTGGAATTTTACCGCCAATTACAGCAAAATCCTGACAAAGCCAAAGCCCTACGTCAAGCAATGTTAAGCACAATGAAAAAATATCCCCATCCCATACACTGGGCGGCTTTCACCCTCATTGGCAACGCCGAATAA
- a CDS encoding tetratricopeptide repeat protein has protein sequence MKKFTLALGMAVLGAIISSPKVLAENLNQPEPILIAQTQTQLKPQLQLPSIKPQSTHTYNSGNSNNIESLLNQATEYLQKGNYDQVIENCNQILQQDKDNYGAYILRGLAYIQIEKYQPAVDDFNQAIRIEPNSHYSYFGRGYAYLYLKDYEQSLADFNQAIKLDSDFAHAYFWRGIAQGNLGNKQGAVADLKQAAELYKREGKTENMKTALDLLKQIS, from the coding sequence ATGAAAAAATTCACATTAGCACTCGGCATGGCTGTATTAGGTGCGATTATTTCTAGTCCTAAAGTTTTGGCAGAAAATCTCAATCAACCAGAACCAATCCTGATTGCTCAAACTCAAACTCAACTTAAGCCACAACTACAGCTACCTTCAATCAAACCTCAATCTACACATACCTACAACTCTGGAAATAGTAACAATATCGAGTCCTTATTAAATCAGGCAACAGAGTATCTACAAAAGGGCAATTATGACCAAGTAATTGAGAATTGTAATCAAATTTTACAACAAGATAAAGATAATTATGGAGCTTATATACTGCGAGGTTTAGCATATATCCAAATAGAAAAGTATCAGCCCGCAGTTGATGATTTTAATCAAGCAATTCGGATTGAGCCAAATTCCCATTACTCATACTTTGGTAGAGGTTATGCTTACTTGTACTTAAAAGACTACGAACAGTCACTAGCAGATTTTAATCAAGCAATAAAATTAGATTCAGATTTCGCCCATGCTTATTTTTGGCGTGGTATTGCTCAGGGTAATTTAGGTAATAAACAAGGAGCAGTTGCAGATTTAAAACAAGCTGCGGAACTGTATAAAAGAGAGGGTAAAACTGAGAATATGAAGACAGCACTTGACCTGCTAAAGCAAATTAGTTAA
- a CDS encoding CHAT domain-containing protein yields MRSCKVGLSVFVCLLAIFSTSLSSRLPIVFTESRVLAQTVDERKAEADRFLQQGIEQFQTSQFEAALQSWQKALQIYREIKDRNGEGQSLGSLGATYGALENYPKAIDYLQQWLVIAHEIKDRQGEGNALKNLGLAYNNLRDYPKAIDYHQQWLLIAREIKDRQGEGTALGNLGIAYYSLGDYPKAIDYHQQSLKTTREIKDRQGEGTALRNLGIAYYSLGDYPKAIDYLQQSLKITREIKNRQGEGAALENIGIAYYSLGDYAKAIDYLQQSLKIAREIKDRKDEGQSLGNLSSVYNALGDYPTAIDYNQQSLKIAREIKDRKDEGHSLGGFGFIYRSLGEYTKAIDYQQQSLAIAREIKDRLLERQSLVELANIFGILGDYPKAIDYQKQSLAIAREIKDRNGEGIALGNLGITYFYLEDYPKAIDYYQQALTITREIKNRKDEGNALMHLGSAYWKQGKLTLAESTLMESIKVYESLRGRELKDSEKVSIFETYINAYRILQQFLIAQNKTDAALEISERGRGRAFVELLASRLSTNSKEKFPTPPNITEIKKTAKSQNATLVQYSIIGGNFKINGKQQWKESELYIWVIKPTGEVIFRKSDLKPLWQKEKTNLEELVKTSRKSIGVRGAKMENPPLINPEKQKKRLQKLHEILISPIADLLPKKETDKVVFIPQESLFLVPFPALEDKNGKYLIDKHTILTSPSIQVLDLTEKQYQKREKKTLQTNDMLIVGNPIMPKVPIKIGVTPQLLPPLPYAEKEAKVIANLFKVQPLIGKQATESTVVQRLPQAQIIHFATHSLFDDVRGLDSSIALTPENSNSSSSPLTKEEQKRDGLLTAEEIFGLEFKANLVVLSACDTGRGRITGDGVIGLSRSFISAGVPSVIVSLWSVDDGSTAFLMTEFYQNLQQKMDKATALRKAMLDTKKKYSNPSQWAAFTLIGESQ; encoded by the coding sequence ATGCGTTCCTGCAAAGTTGGGTTAAGTGTGTTTGTTTGTCTATTGGCTATTTTTTCAACTTCATTGAGTTCTCGGTTGCCAATAGTGTTTACTGAATCGCGGGTTTTGGCACAGACGGTGGATGAAAGGAAAGCGGAAGCTGATAGGTTTTTACAGCAAGGTATTGAGCAGTTTCAAACGAGTCAATTTGAAGCAGCGTTACAATCTTGGCAAAAAGCACTACAAATCTACCGCGAAATTAAAGACCGTAATGGTGAGGGTCAATCTCTCGGCAGTCTTGGTGCTACCTATGGAGCTTTGGAAAACTACCCCAAAGCCATTGACTACCTTCAACAATGGTTAGTAATTGCCCACGAAATTAAAGACCGTCAAGGTGAGGGTAATGCACTGAAAAATCTCGGTCTTGCCTACAATAACTTGAGAGACTACCCAAAAGCCATTGACTACCATCAACAATGGTTATTAATTGCCCGTGAAATTAAAGACCGTCAAGGTGAGGGCACTGCGCTGGGAAATCTTGGTATTGCCTACTATTCCTTGGGAGACTACCCCAAAGCCATTGATTACCATCAACAAAGCTTAAAAACCACACGAGAAATTAAAGACCGTCAAGGTGAGGGCACTGCACTGAGAAATCTTGGTATTGCCTACTATTCCTTGGGAGACTACCCCAAAGCCATTGACTACCTTCAACAAAGCTTAAAAATCACACGGGAAATTAAAAACCGTCAAGGTGAGGGTGCTGCGCTGGAAAATATCGGTATTGCCTACTATTCCTTGGGAGATTACGCCAAAGCTATTGACTACCTTCAACAAAGCTTAAAAATCGCCCGCGAAATTAAAGACCGTAAAGATGAAGGGCAATCACTGGGAAATCTGAGTTCCGTCTACAATGCCTTGGGAGACTATCCCACAGCAATTGACTACAATCAACAAAGCTTAAAAATCGCCCGCGAAATTAAAGACCGTAAAGATGAGGGACACTCACTTGGCGGTTTTGGTTTTATCTACCGTTCCTTGGGAGAATACACAAAAGCAATTGACTACCAGCAGCAAAGCTTGGCAATTGCACGAGAAATTAAAGACCGTTTACTTGAGCGTCAATCACTGGTAGAACTTGCTAATATTTTTGGTATTTTGGGAGACTACCCAAAAGCAATTGACTACCAAAAACAAAGCTTGGCGATCGCACGAGAAATTAAAGACCGTAATGGTGAGGGTATAGCACTGGGAAATCTCGGTATTACCTACTTTTATTTGGAAGATTACCCCAAAGCTATTGATTACTATCAACAGGCATTGACAATCACACGAGAAATTAAAAATCGCAAAGATGAAGGTAATGCACTGATGCATCTAGGATCTGCTTACTGGAAGCAAGGAAAACTTACTTTAGCAGAGAGTACCTTAATGGAAAGCATAAAAGTTTATGAATCTCTCCGAGGTCGGGAATTAAAGGATAGTGAGAAAGTCTCAATTTTTGAAACCTATATTAATGCCTATCGGATTTTGCAACAATTTCTCATTGCTCAGAATAAAACTGATGCAGCTTTAGAAATATCCGAACGTGGAAGGGGAAGAGCATTTGTGGAGCTACTTGCCTCCCGTTTATCAACTAACTCCAAAGAAAAATTTCCAACCCCACCCAATATTACTGAAATTAAAAAAACTGCCAAATCACAAAATGCTACCCTTGTTCAGTATTCGATTATCGGTGGCAATTTCAAAATTAATGGTAAACAACAATGGAAAGAATCAGAGCTATATATCTGGGTCATAAAACCCACAGGAGAAGTCATCTTCCGCAAATCTGACCTCAAACCATTATGGCAGAAAGAAAAGACAAATTTAGAGGAATTAGTTAAAACCAGCCGTAAATCAATTGGTGTCAGAGGTGCAAAAATGGAAAACCCACCTCTAATCAATCCAGAAAAACAGAAAAAACGCTTACAAAAACTCCACGAAATATTAATCTCACCCATAGCTGACCTATTGCCCAAAAAAGAAACCGATAAAGTAGTATTCATACCCCAAGAATCATTATTTCTAGTTCCTTTCCCTGCATTGGAAGACAAAAATGGCAAATACCTGATTGATAAACATACCATCCTCACATCTCCATCAATTCAAGTTTTAGATTTAACTGAAAAACAATATCAAAAACGTGAAAAGAAAACCCTACAGACCAATGATATGCTGATTGTAGGTAATCCCATCATGCCTAAAGTTCCAATCAAAATTGGCGTCACACCGCAACTATTACCACCTCTACCTTACGCAGAAAAAGAAGCTAAAGTCATCGCTAATTTATTTAAAGTTCAACCCTTAATTGGCAAGCAAGCAACAGAATCCACCGTAGTCCAACGCTTACCGCAAGCACAAATTATTCACTTTGCCACCCACAGCTTATTTGATGATGTTCGCGGTTTAGATAGTTCCATTGCTCTAACACCCGAAAATTCTAACTCCTCCTCATCTCCTCTCACCAAAGAAGAGCAAAAACGCGATGGACTACTAACCGCAGAAGAAATTTTCGGCTTGGAATTCAAAGCAAATTTAGTAGTTCTCAGTGCTTGCGACACAGGTAGAGGAAGAATTACAGGAGATGGTGTTATCGGTTTATCTCGCTCTTTTATTAGTGCCGGAGTACCCAGTGTTATCGTCTCCCTCTGGTCAGTTGATGATGGTTCAACCGCATTTTTAATGACTGAGTTTTATCAAAATTTGCAACAAAAAATGGACAAAGCCACAGCATTAAGAAAAGCCATGCTCGACACCAAGAAAAAATATTCAAATCCATCACAATGGGCAGCTTTTACCCTCATCGGTGAATCTCAATGA